TTTTAATGGGGATAGAATGAATTCATTTCTTACTATCATGTATCCAGCTGTCCTGAAAAGATGTGTACGACATTTGGAGGCGTTATGGGACTTTATCCAACCGCTCCCAAGCTCTTTAGCCAAATACtgacttagtaatgtcaaagtgacctcaacatatatGGCAGTGGGTAAATGGATGGTAACTTGTTGTAACCAAGGGAATTTTCGCCACACACTATTCCTCTTCACTGCTGAGCTGTCACACACTATATCtacagtttcttcagtgtttaGAACATTCTCTCCATATCTCTATTGCTACATTATGTAATGTGACgttctctcactatccagattcatcacAACTTGGCTGCTACGTTccttgcctctgcttttatacaggctacgatCTCTCCTTATTGATGTGATAGCTACAAGGATTTATTAACTCATTTATAGAAACCACGTACGCATTGAAATTACAACATCAAGAAGGAAAAttggtggaattatggaaatcacaggatggatttccttcttggtgttgccatTTCTTATGTTGAGGGGTGTAATCAGGTTGACATTCCTATCAGAAGCTTTAGAGTTGACTAATTAGATTATCTAAACTTTTTTGtacattttatttgaaataaaaaaatatatataatttcttATTCTTGTTTGCAGCTCTATATTTTTATGTAGATATtatatttttgttgctttttttaccAGCATAAACAACAGGATTCATTCAAGCCACGTAAGACAGTTCTACAATCAAAAATTGATGCAATGTATCACAAACTTGAAAAACTCATCCCCGACGTGACATTTACATACTTTAGCACAACCACAAGTGGGAAACACAGTAGGGTTTTCCTTGTAAACCCCCGGGAGACATATTGTGTCGGAGACGACCTTGTGGTGCAGGTCGATATGTTCGACCACTTGGGCAACAGGAAGACGTATGGAGGAGACTTTGTAAGACCACGACTCTTTTCTGCAGAACTTACAGCTGCTGTATCTGGAATTATTACAGATTTTAACAATGGGTCCTACCATGTCCGCTTTCCCTTGTACTGGGCCGGCAAAGCCAAAGTCAACATCCTCTTATTCCACCCAAGCGAGGGGGTTGCCGCTTTGTGGAGAGCCAGGCACTCCAGCTTAGGCGTTATTGGGTTTGAGGGCAAATATGAAAAATTTGGTAAAGAAGCTGTCAGTAAATGTGGATTTGAACTCCCCGTTGTTGAGGGTAAGGAGATCTGTGAGTACGAGGACACCCTATACGAGGAGGCTTACTACTGCTACAAAGTTCCAAACTTCACTTGTGAAAGTCTGAGAGAAATGAGGGGCTACGAGCTTGATGTCTCATATCTTACGCCTGAGGAAAGAGAAATGTTCAAGAGGTATAGTGTCCATTCTGTATTAATGGGGGTCCCCAAAAGTTctaaaaacactaaaaaatatactactttttttataataaaaaatatagtaatcagagttttttttcttcttctacatGGCCCCTCTACATAAAGATATAGCTAAGTAATAAAATCTTTCAATCTTCACCCACCGCTAGAGGGAGCTCATGAGCTTACTGAATACTAGTTCTTCATTGAACTCAATGATAAATCTGTATACAGTAGGTTtctaagctccccctggtggtcactGCAGTTTGGCAGTATTTATTTGCTTATGTTATAAATGTACACGTTGTAAAATATTCCTTTAAGTTTCCCCTTAATTCAAATGTTAATTCTAGTTCCATTTTAGTGACTTCATACCTTTAAGGCCATAGTGACTTGGTGTTTAGTTCTTTAATGCTCtgcccagtgtaaaaaaaaaaaaaaggattgtgattgctaattgaaaactggaAACTGTCAACAAGCAGGCAATTTGCGGTAACTGGATTGGATTTTACTATTTGCCCTTAGTTAGTGCATTTATTTTGTAATGTTGCCCTGTTATGAATGATGTGCACTTGATCTGGAGACACATTAGCTGTTTAATATtcttgtgggctgatgcattaacaCATGAACACCCAATGTAAGTGCTATTTATATAATATTCAGGCAATTTGATGTCTGAGTCTTAAAATCTTTGGGTATTTCTGTATTAACAAGCTGGGATGTCCTACAGTCATAATTAACACGTAAAAAAAGCCAACCTGCTTGGTGATGGTTTCCTTTTAAGAAGATATTTTATGTTACACAGAGATGGATTTTACATGTATTTTATATCTCTTTCAAAATGTCaactgtttcaatttttttttattattctttttttttaaagaccaaATGTCGCTGTTGAAATTCCCACTACTTTTGATGACATAACAGTTACCAGATGTAAAAGTAAGTTTATGCAAAATAAGATGGTTCTTATGTATTAACTCAATAAGCCAAAGAGTGGTCGGGACAGGTCGCAGGATTTGCATATCAAATTGTTGATTTATTGATATTGAAATCTCCACAATCACCCAAAAAATCCATCTAATGTAAAAAGTATACTCAGGGTGTAGATTTTTAATTTAAGGGGGACTTGTCACCAGGTGAAAAGTGTCCAGTCTTTGACCCTATATTGTTCCCACTTATCCCCTGAGTATTCTGCCTTTTGAATTTTTAAAATCCGTCGTATGGTTCCAGAGCTAGGGGCCATTTTATTCAGCACCACATTTAATGGTCTTTCCAAAAGGGGCGTggttcacagggtaataatgcagagcagcttaAGGACACGCCCCCAGAGAATCTTGGGAGCCACGCCCCCTTGATAAAGCCCACTAAAACTATCCCTGAATAAAAAaggtcatatctctggaaccgtattatggattttaaaaatacaaaaaaaggaatACTCAGGGGAACAGCGAGAAAAAAGTAAACTCAAAAGCTACCCACTTATGACCTGATGACAAGTCCCCTTTAAAGTAGAGTACATGAAAAGAGGTGAAAAATGTAGGAAAGACACTATTCGCTGACATGTTTAGACATATAAATGGCCCCTAAAATCCATGTTTTCCCCTTCCTTCATGAATGCACTGTCACTGCTGCTGGCCTGGGTTTGTATGACGTTTTATTAATGAATATAAAGTTTTGTTAACTGCAGGCtctgactacacagggtttgtttgtagtctgtaaccatggagacgcaTGCAAATTGTATTTACAAAACGGTAAGGCTTTTTTTCTATTGAGACTAATCATAAAGTTGCTTAGTTTTCCTTTTTGTTCTAAAAGCACTGAAACAAACCATGATTGCCAAAAGTATGCACACCCTGTAAGATGTGTTTTATGCAAATACTGTACGATTAGATCAACTGCTTCATGAAATAAAGAGATTGTCCGGTTTTAAAAGCCCTTTTCGAATATTTTCATTGAAGAGATTCAGGTCATGTgtaaagatctttttttttttcctccatgggGAAAGTAGCTCCCTTGGAGGATGAAAATTATCTCGACTTCCAATTCTAGGCAGCTACCCTTTAAGTCAACATTTGGACCCTTAAGAATCCAATGAAACATAACTAGGAATTATCATTTTATCTGTAGACATCTGTTTGAGGGTCTTTGCCCCATGTTCCCTTACAAAAATAACGAGGGAAGTGGGGTAACTATATTCGTCCAGCTAAAGGAGCCCACAAAGATGATCTCTGGAGGACTTGGCTTCTGTGTACATCACATAGACATCATGTAATACTGTATTTCGTCACTGGGAGCGCTGTAGGAAAATGGTATATTTATTGATGGAGTTTCCCAATGATGGCAACTTATTTCTGAGTGTTCTAGAACACAGTCAAGGTAAAGGTCTAACCAAAAATAATTGGTTGAAGTACGCAACTCCTTAAAGGGGTTagggacagttttttttttaactttaaatgCGGGCATTTGAGGCTAAAAATATTTTtgggcaattgggtttcattaaaattaCTTTAAGGgaattttattttaattgttttgatCGTATCTTCCCTCCAGATGAAACAGAAGCCCCAAAGCCAAAATGTGAGACGGGAATGAGCTCGCCGCTCCCCAGCGGATTCTTCTACAACAAAGTCTGGAATCCCGTCTACTGTAACATGACTTTATATAAGACGGATGAGGACTTCTTGAAGTGTCTAAAAGGGAAGAAGCTCTTCCTCATCGGAGACTCCACGTTACGTCAGTTCATGATGTATTTCACTGAGGGAATCAGGAGTaagattttatttttacatttcacAGCCTgtattgaaaataaaaatgataATCTAGAAATTTTCACATCGGCCACCACCGGGGCTGTTTTATAGTCTAACTTCCTGTTGTTGAAGGAAGTAACACACGTATATTAGCTGCAATGGTCAGACTCTTTTGTACTGAAGCgtctaatgagtgtgtgcaaagaTCATTGTGAAGGAAGAGGGAGggggtgatctgtgacatcacttattgtggttGATGGATCCTGTGTAATCAGCTGTATATATGGGTGTCATTAGTCGctgatgataaaaaaaaatcttcctgaaaggacagaaaGCATGAGTCCTGTAGTTAAAAAACAAATTCAGGACTtaccaaaaaaatatttatttttttttgccaccaTTTCACGATACCCGtaactttatttattttatttttattatatttattttttatttcaatttttttttttctgaccatagagctgggcgagggcttatttttgcttAGAAAGCTTGCATTTTTCTTGATACCATTTTGGCACATAtttcacattttgcattttttgggAGAGGTGCAGAGATCGAAAAACAGCAATTCTTCTATTTAGTTTTTTCCCCCCCTCTTTGGAGTGTTTACCGTagggtttaaatattttttatattttgatagattggacttttctgaattTGTTAAATTTAATTTATTTCTAAACTGGGTATAATTCaacatttttatgctttttttttgcatttttttttaacttttttttaattactttatttTGTTTATCCTCTTAAGGGACTtgaatcttcattttttttttatctatactGCTATATAATATTTTTGCAGTAAACAGTATTAATCCTAGTCAGTTGTGTACCACAGGTTCTGCGCCTTCTCTACGCATGCGGAGCCCGGCATGGCCACACAGTTACATCCGTCTGGGCCAAGAGATTAAGGTCAAACAAGGGCAGTGACCTAGTAGGGCAAACTTTAAGGTCAAACAAGGGCAGTGACATAGTAGGGCAAACTCCTCATACCTTGTCTTCTACAGCCATATTAATCCGATTTTTCTTGTCTATCTCCTACAGTAGTGAACTATTTCTGCTACCATGAAAGTGGGTGGTCATCGTGGCACAAAGCACTGGAAGCCATAAACTTGGAGAAAGATTTGTACATCTCCTATAAGAGACACGGATTCCCCTTAGAACATCCCTCATTCTACTACTTCAAGGAGGACATGTACACCAGTCGTCAAATTGACCAGACGGCCGGAGGGAAGGACACCATCTTTGTTATTACAATGGGACAACACTTCAGACATTTCCCAGTTACGGTTTTTATTAAACGGGCTTTCAATATCCGGAGAGCGGTGGAACGTCTGTTCATCAGAAGCCCCGACACCAGGGTCATCATCAAGTCTGAGAATACCAGGGAAGTCTACTCTCCGGTGGAGATGCAAGGAGACTTCCATGGCTATACTCAATATCTGGTCTTAAGGGAGGTTTTCCAGGGAATCAATGTTGGTTTTATAGATGCGTGGGACATGACGGTGGCATCGGCCACTGTGGTGGTCCATCCTCCGGAATATACTTTCCAAAGTATCATTAGTATGGCTTTCAGTTTTGCCTGTTCATAAAAAAAACATTGAGAAAGGTAACCCATTGGGCATATAGTCAGAAAATGGCCAATCATTGAAATCATGTTTTTGTGAAAGATGTATTTTTCAAACATCTTTAttacaggaagagttttcagcaggttccttatcatcagaggcagctgAATACAATGGATCTACCAATCACAATGTTACACACCTGTTCCTGGTCTGGTCTCTGCTCCATCTGCCCTAGTCCGTTGAACTTTCTGTTGCTCCATATTGGGTTTTGCAGGTGGCCTGGCATGCTTCCATGTGATGAACTAAGGTATAATTAAAGGCTTCACCCAGGCCTTGGTATTGGGCCTTGGTATTGAATCTGTGACTGACGTGCCATTTGTGCTTGCACAGCAGCCAGGCTGTGGGCTGCAGGACGTCTCCTGTTGCCCAGCAGCTTCTAGTGCTTCTTACTACTTGTTTGCAGCTTCTAGTAGCTCTGGAGTTCTGTCAGCTACCTGTCCCTAGGTCTTCTGGACCGGTTTTCTGTGTCTACCTGCAGTTTTCAGGATGTCTTCCTGGCTGTGTGTGGCTTCCTTGGTTGCTGACTTTCCTGCTACTCAGGAGTACTACCTATCTGTGGTTTACTGCACTTCACCTGCTTGCCTGTGGTTTCTTGACTTCCTTCGCTTGCCTATGATTTCCTACACTCCACTTGCTTGCCTGTGGTTTCCGGACATACTTtgcctgcctgcggtttcctgcaCTCCACCTGCTTGCCTGTGGTTTCCTGACATCCTTCGCCTGTTTGCGGTTTCCTGCACTCCACCTGCCCATCTATGGTTTCCGTTCCCTGTACCCACCAACTTGCCCTGTAGCCCATGTGGCCACCTCCTGGCCCTTGGTCTTAAAGGACCCTCCTCACCCCAGTGAGCCCCTTGAACTTATAAaatacaataggtgatatcacagctgacgcttcacaatgacctttgcacctgctcattggatgcttcaatgcaAAAGATAGGGCCAGACTTGTGGCTAATGTATATGTGGATTTCTTGAACCAACAGGAAGTTTGAAAATCCCTAGTGgccggtgtgaaaattgcaagatttaaattttttattaaaattgtgattttgaaaaaaaacaacaacactgctAACATTTGTATAAAAATACATGTAAAACCATGGGCTCTAATGAAAAATCTGTAAGAGTAATCCCAACATACCAAGTGACTTCTAGGTGTGCTCCGGGACATACAATGGGGACACCTGTTGTATCAACATACTTTATGAAGGCAATGAGGTCATAAACATCTTCCATAGTTTAGGATGGCTCATGATTTACTGATCACAAATGTGCAAATAATCTCATCCAAATCTGGTTGAACATGTCATAGGACAAGTTCTCTTTATGGGATCTGTATGTATGACGTCCTAGTACGTGGTAAGAGATGCTGAAGAACATGGCTGCCCTCTTGACCACTTAGAGTCATTAATATGAACCATCCAAAAAGGCCCAGTTTTTTTATGGCCAACATCAGGATGAGGGAACAACCTAATAAGTACCAGAAACTGTTGGGCATGTTGTTTGGGAAAGCTATATTCTATGAATGACAAGTTGAAGAAAGGGTAGGCTGAGGGTCCATTGGGTCTCCGTAATGATGGCGGGACATCAAGTCATCACACATAAGGCAACTGATCAATCCCACCAGGGAACAAAGAATGCTCCATTTGGGCTATAACTCAATGTTCCATTACGTTATAGACATCCAGAGGTcataccaacttctccaccattacagatgacggactctccactctactctcaagatcgcatctcaccacctgtgcacttgacccactcccatcccacttcatcccaaacctcaccacagtcttcatcccaaccctaacccatctcttcaacctatcactaacaactggcattttcccctcaagctttaaacatgcctcaatcacacctatcctcaaaaagccctctcttgacccatcctctgtatctagctatcgccctatatcacttctcccctatgcctccaaactactggaacaacatgtccatcttgaactgtcctcccatctattttcctgctccttcttcgaccgctttcaatcaggcttccggtcacaccactccactgaaactgccctaactaaggtcaccaatgacctattaatcgccaagagcaagcgacactactctgtcctcctcctcctcctggacctgtcctctgcctttgacacagtggaccattccctgctgctgcagaccctctcatcccttggaatcacagacttggccttatcctgtatctcgtcatacctaacagacaggacattcagcgtctcccactcacacaccacctcctcacctcgccccctatctgtcggagtcccacaaggttcagtccttgggcccctgctcttctccatttacacctttggcctgggacagctcatagaatctcatggctttcagtatcacctctatgctgatgacacacagatctacatctctggaccagatatcacctccctactaaccagaatccctcaatgtctgtccactatttcatccttcttctccactagatttctaaaacttaacatggacaaaacagaattcatcatctttcccccatctcacacgacctccccaacgaacctatccattacagtaaacggctgccctctctccccagtcccacaagcccgctgtcttggggtaatccttgacactgatctctcttttaaaccacatatccaaaccctttccacttcctgccgcctccaactcaaaaatatttcacggatccgcacattcctaaacctagaatctgcaaagaccctagtccatgccctcatcatctcccgccttgactactgtaacctcctgctctgtggcctcccctctaacactcttgcacgcacccctccaatctattctaaactctgctgcccgactaatccacctgtccccccgctattctccggcctctcccctctgtcaatccctgcactggctccccatcacccagagactccagtacaaaagcctaaccatgacgtacaaagccatccacaacctgtctcctccatacatctgtgacctcgtctcccggtacttacctacacgcaacctccgatcctcacaagatctccttctctactcccctcttatctcctcttcccacaatcgcatacaagatttctctcgcgtatcacccctactctggaaccctctaccacaacatatcagactctcgcctaccatcgaaaccttcaaaaagaacctgaagacccacctcttccaacaagcctacaatctgcagtgaccaccgatcgaccaaaccgctgcacgacca
The nucleotide sequence above comes from Ranitomeya imitator isolate aRanImi1 chromosome 7, aRanImi1.pri, whole genome shotgun sequence. Encoded proteins:
- the LOC138645418 gene encoding NXPE family member 4-like yields the protein MVTGNISGILRPRVMSLCRRYLLFVSAVLFIVSFFWYRNLYQHKQQDSFKPRKTVLQSKIDAMYHKLEKLIPDVTFTYFSTTTSGKHSRVFLVNPRETYCVGDDLVVQVDMFDHLGNRKTYGGDFVRPRLFSAELTAAVSGIITDFNNGSYHVRFPLYWAGKAKVNILLFHPSEGVAALWRARHSSLGVIGFEGKYEKFGKEAVSKCGFELPVVEGKEICEYEDTLYEEAYYCYKVPNFTCESLREMRGYELDVSYLTPEEREMFKRPNVAVEIPTTFDDITVTRCKNETEAPKPKCETGMSSPLPSGFFYNKVWNPVYCNMTLYKTDEDFLKCLKGKKLFLIGDSTLRQFMMYFTEGIRIVNYFCYHESGWSSWHKALEAINLEKDLYISYKRHGFPLEHPSFYYFKEDMYTSRQIDQTAGGKDTIFVITMGQHFRHFPVTVFIKRAFNIRRAVERLFIRSPDTRVIIKSENTREVYSPVEMQGDFHGYTQYLVLREVFQGINVGFIDAWDMTVASATVVVHPPEYTFQSIISMAFSFACS